In Setaria italica strain Yugu1 chromosome I, Setaria_italica_v2.0, whole genome shotgun sequence, the genomic window TTCTTAGAACCAACCGCGCTAAAGATTCGAAATGCAAGGCAGTGTGATGACCACCTTCTCCCTGAGACCAAGGCAGTGCAACGGGAGCTGCCTTCTCGCATCAGCAGCATCACAGCGGCCATGTATTTCTTGGAGGCGTCGGCAGCAGAAGCACACGCTGCAACGCCAGCAAATGCAACAGCGTTCAGTGGCAACAGTACATCATGATAATCTTGAGGTTGACGATCGCTTGAGCAAGAACCCATGCAATTTTCAACCTTCTATATGGGGAGATTTCTTCCTGCGCTATTCCGACCCAGCAGCTTCCTCCAAGCAACAGGTTCATCGATTTTCATCTCTTTTTAAACGTATATAGACTCACTATATCTTGTTTTCTTTAAAGATTTATTATTGGGGCTGAAAGCctgtttttctaaaaaaatagtgAGCAGAGTTATCTATCCCTGCGGCCCTAGTCGCTTTATATGTTCAAATTATTTCAGTCCCTACGTCCTACCCTCTGCATCTACAGGCAACTCGCAGCAGGTTTCAATCACTATGTAAGCTAGCGATGCTCTTTTACTGCTACGATAATGGTCGGCATTCTCAACAATCCCTTCTGAAATCCCATAACCAGCAGGACCACATTATTATCCTCGCCTTTCTACATGCATGGTTCCTTGCGAATCGTCCAAACTCAAGTTACCTCAGATAATACTACTCATAGCACCATTAACTGCAAAATTATGTCTGtttttgtctcttttttccttcttttgacAAGTTTGATTGCAAGTGAAATTTCCCTAATGGATAAGTTTTTGCTTCACATAACCATAAAAATATGAAGATTCGTTTGATCTCACCCTCTATTACCAAATAGATGTTCCGAACACATGCAACTCAACATGTGAAATTTTCGCGCTTCTGTTAATATGCATAAAAGTATCTAGATTCTTTTAGTTTTGTATAATAAAAGTATATAGTGAACAGAAAGTTGGACATATCAAGTGACAGTCAGACAACTGTAAAATCGAACTGTTCAATAGGCGCTCGTGGACATGGTTCCAATGTTTGAAGTGATTAGTACAGTAGAGGTAGCATCAAAATATACTGAATATGTTCAATTCATTTTTTAGAATGATTTTTGATCAATAATAATATTACCAACATTAAAAGAGGACAGTATTATTGGAGGGCACCAATCTTGGCGTCTGCCCATGCTGCCAGGAATCCCAACCTGGGCGTACGTTGGCTATTCTGGAGCAGGTGTTCAGTGTTCTCAGTCTTCTGGCTGATTCCGAAAGGGGGCCATATCGGTGTCCTTTCCAAATTATTGCTAACTCGGGTCCCATGTGTGCAAGACTGTTCTGTTAGTGATGTAGATTCTGTGCACCAACTTCCAATTGGGACAACTCAAAATATTTTCATGACTGATGCAACTAATAATATTGTATCCTatctaaaataattattgatAAATACTGTCTTCGCTTAGTCTATATATATGAGCTCAGTTTAAATACTGCTTTCGGCAGATTTGGATGGCAGAACGAGCAGATAAAATGAAGGAAGCCGTGGCAAAGATGATAGCAAGTTCAGTTGCTTGGGACCTTCATCCGAGACTACAACTCATCGATGCATTGGAGCGCCTGTGCCTGGTTCATCTGTTCGAAGATGACATCAATGCTGCATTGGCTCAAATTAAGACTGCCAATGTTACTGGATGTGATCTTCACACGGTAGCTCTGTGGTTTTATCTGCTCCGTAAGCACGGATACAGAGTGTCTCCAGGTAAGATTTACATATATGGATCGAGAGTGTTTCAAGCAGTTGTGTTGAAGCTAGGATGATATTGGACTAATGTATCTGTGTTAAATAGTACGAAGTAGATAATCATCTCCACATCGAAGAAAACACAGAACATCACCCAAATCAATAAATTTATATAGAATAAATCTTAATGGGTAGGATGAATGAAACAAATTATATTACCCCTTCCCATCACAAAAAGTTAAGTGCAAGGTTCTAGTAGGTTGTTTGCAAGAAAACTATCATGACTTTTGCCACATATACTTTTTTGTATATAGTAATTGAGCATTCAAAGATAGCATTCGTATTAAGCAAAGTAGGTTGTTTTATGACTAGATGGAGTACTTCTCATACTTCCTAGTTCCAAACAAAACACGCTGAATTGGTAAAGATGGGGTCAGATTACTTAAATTGTTATTTTCTCCATTTCCTTTAATATTATATTCATCAATTATTAATTCCAATGCCAAGGTGTGTTATATATGTAGCAATGATTCCTTTTTAAAAGCTTCACCACATGATAGGAGTTGATTTGTTACATCTTTCTCTCTCCATCTACCAGTGTAAATCATATTTTGAAATATATTGAAGATTTGGTTCCATTACTATTTTTTACCTTAACATTATCTTATATTTACAGATTGTTGCCAATTgctaaaaaaatcaacattATCATAAATTAATTCAAATATGAATCTATTGATGAACTTTTATACCGCAAAAATGAATATATTTTGAATAATTCTTGGTCAAAGTTTACAAAGTTTTGACTTTCTCAAAACAGAATATGTCTTATATTGATGGATTGAGGGAATACTAATTTTGCAAATACCATTTCATGAATTTGTTGTGGTATTTTCAGACATATTTGTGAGGTTTAAAGATCAAGATGGAAGTTTTTTTGCGAACAATCCTGTGGAACTATTGAGTCTTTACAACGCTGCTCACCTCGGAACCCATGGAGAGACAATACTTGATGAAGCCATAGTTTTTACAAGAACGCATTTAGAGACAATATTTCCCTCTCTGGAAGGATCATTAGCACATGAAGTCAAATGTGCACTTGAGATTCCCCTCCCAAGAAGGGTCAGAATTTATGAGTCAAAGTATTATATCTCCACATATGAGAAAGAGGCTACAGTACATGAATCAGTACTGCAACTTGCAAAGCTAAACTCTAATATTATGCAATTGCATCATCAACAAGAATTGGAACTCATTACAAGGTGAAGTAATGCTATTATTTGAAATTTACTCCATATTACCATTTCATTGTTACTAGTTAATCTGGTAAATATAGATTCGTATGTAGTTtaattatatatttttaattgaGTTTTTAAACACCTCTACTAATGATCTTTTTCAAAATTATACAGATGGTGGAAGGATCTAGAGATTGAATCAAAGCTTCCATTTGCCCGAGATAGAGTTGTTGAGTGCTATTTTTGGATATTAGGAGTATATTTCGAACCATGCTACTCACGAGGCCGGATAATATTGACAATGGTGATTTCTATTGCCACCATATTTGATGATATGTTTGATTCCTACGGAACTGTAGAAGAGTGCGAGTTACTCACCAACTGCATAGAAAGGTTTGTGCCAGCTTGCTTGCGTCTATATAATCgtcaaaagtttgcatgtgcAATATATAATTACGCATGAGTCAAAGTGTCAAACACCATAAAGGGTACATATTTGGTAGCACTCTTTTGTTGTTATATGGACACATGTAGCATTCACATATATGTTTGTTGGGAAATAATAATGTGCAGATGGGATAGAAAATTGGCTGACGATCTCCCAGAGTGCATGAAGCATGCGCTTGGGAAAATTTTGGATAGCTATGAAACCATGGACAATGAGCTGGCGCAGGAGGAGAAATATCGCATGCCCTATCTGAAAAACTTCGTAAGTtacatttcttttatttttatttaaccTATATATCTTAATCTAAAAAGTATAAAAAATAAGAATATATAGTTGCATACCACATATGTATACTTATAGTTGCTTTTAATTAGTAGTTTTTTTAGAGAAGCTTTTAGTAGAGTATTTTGTAGTGTGTGCAGGGAATAGATTCGTTGGTGTGTGATTGTGCCCTGTGCCTGTGTGCGCAGGCGGCACCTTTgctatcacaaaaaaaaaagtagtatGTAGGTATTAGTTACCTATAGTGAAAGACTccttttgattttattttcttaatacTTACATTTGTGAACTTTACCATGTACTAACTGGCATCGATCTGCAGACAATAGATCTGGTCAGAGGCTACAATGCCGAGGTAAAAATGCGTGAAGAAGGATACATCCCGAGAACTGTAAATGAGCACCTACAAGTTTCGTTAAGGACTGGTGCATGTCACCTGTTGGCGTGCGCTTCCTTCGTTGGAATGGACGAGATAGCAACAAAGGACTCTTTTGATTGGGTCTCTACCATGCCTAAAATCGTAAAAGCACTTTGCATAATTTTGAGACTATTGGACGATCTACAGACATATGAGGTAATGTTAATGTCTCAAACCTTAGCTAAAACTTCTGAGCTTTGAAGCCTGATGTATATTTCGCAGCATGGCTCTGTGCTCTAGCAAGTGCATGCTGATGACATTCTCAAACAATATGGATACATGCAGTTTCATTAAAAAACATATGGATACATGCATTACTGCTTCACATTTTATAACCACCCTTTCTTTTACCAAAATTGTACTGAGTTTTATATGGCATTAATAATTTGTCCATGCAGCGAGAGCAATTGCACCCTCATGTTGCTTCAACCATCAAAAGCTACATGAAAGAGCACAACGTCTCAATTGAAATTGCACGCAAGAAGATAGAGGAACTGAAAGAGGAGACGTGGAAATATTTTAACGGCGAGTGGCTGAATCCTGATAATGCAGTGCCTAGTTCGCTATTGGAGAGGATATTCAATTTGACCAGGACGATGGAGTTCATCTACAACCTGGATGATAATTTCACGAACTGTCAGAACCTCAGAGATACCATCCACTTGTTGTTTGTGGAGCCCTTTCCTATCTCCTAGTGCAAATAATTCCAACAAATAAACAGTGTGTCGCCCAGTGCCAGATGCCCATGTCCACATGCACCATATTCTTTGTACAAGTTTGTGATTTGAGCTACTAGCTACTGTTCGTTTGGTGTTTATTTGTATTTGGAAGTATTGCCTTGATTTCAGTCACCGTGATGATTTTTTAATGTACCTTGGGCCAAAGTGACAACCAGTCACAttttactcaaaaaaaaaaaagataagcaGTCACATTGACCATTTCATTTTTTGAACTATATACCCTCCATCATATTCGCATTACCTCATGCGAAATCCAACAGTTACTCATGCAATCGCTGCGCCGTTTAGGCACGAATATGTTGTATATAAATACa contains:
- the LOC101753142 gene encoding beta-sesquiphellandrene synthase gives rise to the protein MQGSVMTTFSLRPRQCNGSCLLASAASQRPCISWRRRQQKHTLQRQQMQQRSVATVHHDNLEVDDRLSKNPCNFQPSIWGDFFLRYSDPAASSKQQIWMAERADKMKEAVAKMIASSVAWDLHPRLQLIDALERLCLVHLFEDDINAALAQIKTANVTGCDLHTVALWFYLLRKHGYRVSPDIFVRFKDQDGSFFANNPVELLSLYNAAHLGTHGETILDEAIVFTRTHLETIFPSLEGSLAHEVKCALEIPLPRRVRIYESKYYISTYEKEATVHESVLQLAKLNSNIMQLHHQQELELITRWWKDLEIESKLPFARDRVVECYFWILGVYFEPCYSRGRIILTMVISIATIFDDMFDSYGTVEECELLTNCIERWDRKLADDLPECMKHALGKILDSYETMDNELAQEEKYRMPYLKNFTIDLVRGYNAEVKMREEGYIPRTVNEHLQVSLRTGACHLLACASFVGMDEIATKDSFDWVSTMPKIVKALCIILRLLDDLQTYEREQLHPHVASTIKSYMKEHNVSIEIARKKIEELKEETWKYFNGEWLNPDNAVPSSLLERIFNLTRTMEFIYNLDDNFTNCQNLRDTIHLLFVEPFPIS